The Synergistaceae bacterium sequence GTAGCAGTTGCAGTTAGAATCTAAGGGAGTAAAGTCCCTTTCATATTTTTTATTTCTTAAGTTAAGCTTAGCTGTGCGAGTCAAAACTCCGCCATTTCTTCCGTTTCTGGTGGGAATCGTACAGTCGAACATGTCAACGCCTCTCGCCACTCCTTCAACAAGGTTTGTCGGGAAACCAACACCCATTAGGTAACGAGGCTTGTCTTTGGGCATGTGCGGCGTGAGAGCATCAAGGACACGATACATTTCATCATGAGGTTCTCCGACGGAAAGACCGCCTATCGCATAGCCGGGAAAATCAATAGCCTGAAGTCTTTTCATGCATTCAATTCTCTGATCTTCAAACATGGAGCCCTGTACTATTCCAAATAGAGCTTGACTCTCCAGAGAATGGTACTCTTTACAGCGTTTTGCCCATTTTATGGTGCGTTCTACAGCTTCCTGTGAATATTCTTTGGTTGTTGGCCATGGAACACACTCATCAAAGACCATTGCTATGTCGCTGCCCAGTTTCTGCTGTATTTCCATAGAATCTTCCGGCCTCATAAAGTGGGTGCTTCCGTCTATGTGAGAGCGGAATTCCACTCCATCGTCCGTTATTTTACGAAGATCTGCGAGGGAGAAAACTTGAAATCCTCCACTGTCTGTAAGTATTGGATGATGCCAGTTCATAAATTTATGCAGTCCTCCTGCTTCATGAACTATGTCTTCTCCCGGTCTCATATAGAGGTGGTATGTGTTCCCAAGTATTATTTGAGCTCCCAAATCTTCAAGCTCTTCCGGTGTCATGGCTTTTACTGTTGCCTGAGTGCCAACCGGCATGAATATGGGGGTCTCTATTACTCCATGAGCCGTGCTAAACTCTCCGGCCCTTGCACCTGTTTCGGGGCATTCTGCTATAAGTTTGTATTTAAACATTTGACGCACTCCAATTGAATATTCTCTCAATATTTTTTAGTACTTGCTGTGAAAAATCTTCAAGTTTCATCTCTTTTAAAATTGCCACTAATTCGTAAACATATTTCACATGAGCCGGCTCGTTGGTCTTGCCGCGATGTTTTTGCGGTGCTAAGTAGGGAGAGTCCGTTTCACATAGAATTCTGTCTACAGGAACCATTGCTGCAATTTTGCGAAGTTCATCGTTTTTGGGATATGTTATGGGCCCAGCAAAGGAAATGTACAAACCGAGATCAAGTGCTTCTTTTGCATCTTCAGTATCTCCGGAAAAACAGTGTACTACTCCGTTTACTTTTCCATTGTAACTTTTACGCAAGATATCAAAAGTATCACGGTAAGCATCTCCGGAAGTTCTATCCTCTGCAGCTCTTATGTGAAGC is a genomic window containing:
- the tgt gene encoding tRNA guanosine(34) transglycosylase Tgt is translated as MFKYKLIAECPETGARAGEFSTAHGVIETPIFMPVGTQATVKAMTPEELEDLGAQIILGNTYHLYMRPGEDIVHEAGGLHKFMNWHHPILTDSGGFQVFSLADLRKITDDGVEFRSHIDGSTHFMRPEDSMEIQQKLGSDIAMVFDECVPWPTTKEYSQEAVERTIKWAKRCKEYHSLESQALFGIVQGSMFEDQRIECMKRLQAIDFPGYAIGGLSVGEPHDEMYRVLDALTPHMPKDKPRYLMGVGFPTNLVEGVARGVDMFDCTIPTRNGRNGGVLTRTAKLNLRNKKYERDFTPLDSNCNCYTCRNYTRAYIRHLYATREILASRLCTWHNLYFLVNLMKEARQAIIDGKFPEFRENFMVNFMEGQYISEE
- a CDS encoding TatD family hydrolase, with the translated sequence MFLVDSHCHINKKYYPNGLSQVFQNALDNNVKRIIQSSESVASATESLLFARTHKELPEMKILAGVHPHEAKKVSANYIVELEEVANNPEVVAIGEIGLDYYYDNSPRDTQVKVFTEQVELAKKINKPIVLHIRAAEDRTSGDAYRDTFDILRKSYNGKVNGVVHCFSGDTEDAKEALDLGLYISFAGPITYPKNDELRKIAAMVPVDRILCETDSPYLAPQKHRGKTNEPAHVKYVYELVAILKEMKLEDFSQQVLKNIERIFNWSASNV